One part of the Lycium ferocissimum isolate CSIRO_LF1 chromosome 8, AGI_CSIRO_Lferr_CH_V1, whole genome shotgun sequence genome encodes these proteins:
- the LOC132066586 gene encoding polygalacturonase At1g48100: MKKNYKHSSLIFLLVLLLICTTALSLISVEARKHHTKKSKIHHKHRKQQRNVGGNKAPDCSNSPCPSPYPTPSHGFYPTQSPIFDILSFGAKGDGVSDDTKALEAAWEAACKVQGATLEIPSEFQFLINPITLQGPCMPNFIFQVDGILLAPPKVESWPKSSLFQWLNFKWMHNFTIQGTGTLDGQGYNWWKLSQIDYFQVMKKSKSIPDIKPTVLRFYASYNVTVRDIKIINSPQCHLKFDNSKGAKINNVTISAPDSSPNTDGIHLQNTQDVEIQHSNIGTGDDCVSIQTGCSNIHVHHMNCGPGHGISLGGLGKDRSVACVSDIVVDNVNLESTMYGARIKTWQGGLGSVKNISFSSIQVSDVKVPIMIDQYYCDKHACKNQTGAVAISNVKFNQIIGTYSANPIHLACSNSIPCTDVDLIDIQLKPSTNYRGINQMGLCWNSYGKSQAPLLPSSMDYCVRRGSGFVRGISRSHEHVCS, from the exons ATGAAGAAGAATTATAAACACtcttctcttatttttctccttgTTCTTCTACTTATTTGTACCACTGCATTGTCCTTGATATCAGTTGAGGCAAGGAAACACCATACCAAGAAGAGCAAAATACACCACAAACATAGGAAACAACAGAGAAATGTAGGTGGAAATAAAGCACCAGATTGTTCAAATTCTCCTTGTCCTTCCCCTTATCCAACTCCATCTCATGGTTTTTACCCAACACAATCTCCCATTTTTGATATCTTGTCCTTTGGAGCCAAAGGTGATGGAGTTTCCGATGATACCAAG GCACTTGAAGCAGCATGGGAAGCGGCTTGCAAAGTTCAAGGGGCTACTCTAGAGATACCTTCTGAATTTCAATTCTTAATCAATCCCATAACACTTCAAGGACCATGCAtgccaaattttatttttcag GTAGATGGAATTCTTTTGGCTCCTCCAAAAGTAGAGTCCTGGCCAAAATCCAGTTTGTTTCAGTGGTTGAATTTTAAGTGGATGCACAACTTTACCATCCAAGGTACTGGCACACTTGATGGCCAAGGCTATAACTGGTGGAAACTTTCTCAAATTGATTATTTCCAG GTGATGAAGAAATCTAAAAGCATTCCTGATATAAAACCGACT GTTTTACGATTTTATGCTAGCTATAATGTGACAGTGCGTGATATCAAAATTATAAACAGTCCTCAATGTCACCTTAAATTTGACAACTCTAAAGGAGCAAAAATCAACAATGTTACAATCTCTGCACCAGATAGTAGCCCAAACACTGATGGTATTCACCTTCAAAACACCCAAGATGTTGAGATCCAACATTCCAATATAGGAACAG GAGATGATTGCGTATCAATTCAAACTGGTTGCTCCAATATTCATGTCCATCACATGAATTGTGGTCCTGGACATGGCATAAG CCTCGGAGGATTAGGAAAAGATAGAAGTGTTGCTTGCGTTTCAGACATCGTTGTTGATAACGTGAACTTGGAAAGCACTATGTATGGTGCAAGGATTAAGACATGGCAG GGTGGTCTTGGATCAGTCAAGAATATATCATTTTCAAGCATTCAAGTCTCAGATGTTAAGGTTCCAATAATGATAGATCAATATTACTGCGACAAACATGCGTGCAAGAATCAAACAGGAGCAGTTGCAATATCCAACGTTAAGTTCAATCAAATAATAGGAACTTATTCAGCCAACCCAATTCATCTAGCTTGCAGTAATTCAATTCCATGCACAGACGTTGATCTAATTGATATTCAATTAAAACCATCGACGAATTATCGGGGAATTAATCAGATGGGATTGTGCTGGAATTCTTATGGCAAATCACAAGCACCACTTCTTCCCTCAAGTATGGATTATTGTGTAAGAAGGGGAAGTGGCTTTGTTAGAGGAATTTCAAGATCTCATGAACATGTTTGCTCGTGA